The genomic DNA AGGCGTACGTCCGCGGCGTCGCCGAGCTCGAACCCACCGCCCGCGGCGTACGGCTCCACCGGCTGCCGGCGTGGGTGCGCGAGCAGTTCCCCGACGGTCAGCTGCTGGCGATGGAGGCGCAGCCGGCCGGGGCGCGGCTCGTGCTGCGGACGACCGCGATGATGGTCGAGCTCGTGTCGCACCCGACGCGGGTGGCGTACCGGGGCGCATACCGGGCGCGCGGCTGCTTCGACTTCTACGTCGACGGTGCCTTCGTGGCGCGCGACGTGCTCGACGGTGGCGACACGGTCATGGTCGACCTGCAGACCGGCTCGACGGCGTACGAGCCGGGAGAGTCGCACACGACGGTGCTGCGGGACCTGCCGGAGGGCGACAAGACGGTCGAGCTCTGGCTGCCGCACAACGAGGGGCTGGAGCTCGTCGCGCTGCGGACCGACGCGCCGGCCGAGCCGGTCGTCGAGACGCGGCCGCGCTGGGTCCACCACGGCAGCTCGATCAGCCACGGCTCGAACGCCGTGGCTCCGAGCGAGACATGGGTCGCCGTGGCGGCCAGGCGGGCAGACGTCGACCTCGTCAACCTCGGGCTCGGCGGCAGTGCGCTGGTCGACCCGTTCCTCGCGCGGGTCGTCCGCGACACCGAGGCCGACGTCATCAGCGTCAAGCTCGGCATCAATGTCGTGAACCTCGACGCGATGCGGCTGCGGGCCTTCGTGCCGGCGGTGCACGGCTTCCTCGACACGATCCGCGACGGGCACCCGGACACGCCGATGCTGCTCGTCTCGCCGATCTTCTGCGGCATCCACGAGGCGACGCCCGGGCCGGGTTCGTTCGACCCGACGACGTTGGGGACAGCTCAGGTCACGTTCGTCGCCACCGGAAACCCGGCCGAGGTCGCGCAGGGCAGGCTCACGCTCGAGGTGATCCGGCGGGAGCTGGCCTCGCTGGTCGAGCGGCGGTCGGGCGATGCGAACCTGCACTACCTCGACGGGCGCGCGCTGTACGGCCCGCAGGACGCGGAGGAGCTGCCGCTCCCCGACGCGCTGCACCCGGGGCCGGAGGCGCACGTGCTGATGGGGGAGAGATTCGCTGAGCTGGCGTTCGGGGAGGGTGGGGTGTTCGGGTTCGCTGCTCGCGGCGGAGAACGCTGACCTCTTCGAGGCCCTTCGACAGGCTCAGGGAGCGTTCTCGCGTCTGCTTCTCGGCAGGCTCAGAAGGCGTTCTCGAAAGTTCTGCCCTAGCGTGTCGAGAACGCTGAACCGGCTCCGTCTCCGTGACGAAGGGCCGCGAGAGGCGCGGCCAGCACGAAGGAACAACGCGATGCCCAAGTACCTGCTGCTCAAGCACTACCGCGGCGGCCCCGAGCTGCCGTACCCCTGCCCGCCGATGCCGGAGTGGGACCCGGCCGACATCGAGGCGCACATGGCCTTCCTCGAGCACGTCAACGTCGTGCTCAAGGAGAACGGCGAGTGGCTCGACGCCCAGGGGCTGTCGATGGACCAGGAGTGGATTCGCTACGGCGGTCCCGACGCCGCGCCGGTCCGCAGCGACGGGCCGCACCCGGAGACCGGTGACCTCGTCGCCGGCTGGTACGCGATCGACGTCGAGTCGTACGAGCGGGCGGTCGAGCTCGCCGCGTGGGTCTCGTCCGAACCCGGCCCGGGCGGGAAGCCCCTCTACGAGTGGATCCAGATCCGCCAGATCATGGAGGCACCGCCGTCGTTCGCGGAGTGACGGAGCCGATGGACGAGGGCCTGCTGCGGGCCCTCGTCCCGCAGGTGATCACGGCGCTGCTGCGCCGGGGTGCGGACTTCGCGAGCGCGGAGGACGCGGTGCAGGAGGCGCTGATCGACGCGCTGCGGACCTG from Microlunatus sagamiharensis includes the following:
- a CDS encoding SGNH/GDSL hydrolase family protein, translating into MITTPITEAYVRGVAELEPTARGVRLHRLPAWVREQFPDGQLLAMEAQPAGARLVLRTTAMMVELVSHPTRVAYRGAYRARGCFDFYVDGAFVARDVLDGGDTVMVDLQTGSTAYEPGESHTTVLRDLPEGDKTVELWLPHNEGLELVALRTDAPAEPVVETRPRWVHHGSSISHGSNAVAPSETWVAVAARRADVDLVNLGLGGSALVDPFLARVVRDTEADVISVKLGINVVNLDAMRLRAFVPAVHGFLDTIRDGHPDTPMLLVSPIFCGIHEATPGPGSFDPTTLGTAQVTFVATGNPAEVAQGRLTLEVIRRELASLVERRSGDANLHYLDGRALYGPQDAEELPLPDALHPGPEAHVLMGERFAELAFGEGGVFGFAARGGER
- a CDS encoding YciI family protein; protein product: MPKYLLLKHYRGGPELPYPCPPMPEWDPADIEAHMAFLEHVNVVLKENGEWLDAQGLSMDQEWIRYGGPDAAPVRSDGPHPETGDLVAGWYAIDVESYERAVELAAWVSSEPGPGGKPLYEWIQIRQIMEAPPSFAE